Proteins from a genomic interval of Bacteroidia bacterium:
- the purN gene encoding phosphoribosylglycinamide formyltransferase: protein MKRIALFASGNGTNAQKIIDYFQSNSEIKISLLVCNKADAFVLKRAENVNVESVVINKKDFFETEKINFLLAEKKIDWIILAGFLWMIPSSLIKKFPNKIINIHPALLPKFGGQGMYGMNVHKAVIAAQEKESGISIHFVNEKYDDGKIIFQARCEISENETSESLAEKIHQLEHLHFSKEIEKIVSGN from the coding sequence ATGAAACGCATTGCTCTTTTTGCTTCCGGAAACGGTACCAATGCACAAAAAATAATAGATTATTTTCAGAGTAATTCTGAAATCAAAATCAGTTTATTAGTTTGTAATAAAGCTGACGCTTTTGTTTTGAAACGCGCTGAGAATGTGAATGTGGAAAGTGTTGTGATTAATAAAAAAGATTTTTTTGAGACTGAAAAAATTAATTTTCTGTTAGCAGAAAAAAAGATTGATTGGATAATTCTTGCTGGTTTCTTATGGATGATTCCGTCTTCGTTAATTAAAAAATTCCCCAATAAAATAATAAATATTCATCCAGCATTATTGCCCAAATTTGGCGGACAAGGAATGTACGGAATGAATGTCCATAAAGCTGTGATTGCAGCGCAAGAAAAAGAAAGCGGCATCAGTATTCATTTTGTGAATGAAAAATACGACGATGGAAAAATAATTTTTCAAGCGCGTTGCGAAATTTCCGAAAATGAAACGTCCGAATCCTTAGCAGAAAAAATTCATCAACTCGAACATTTACATTTCTCTAAAGAAATTGAAAAAATAGTAAGTGGGAATTAA
- a CDS encoding LEA type 2 family protein has translation MLRKKYFFSAIFLLSLFLFSSCNDFQPVIITGIDSVTILQANKDGISAEIGVRIKNPNTTSFTVYSSDLNVQLNDMQLGTAHLSEKVTIPANAEDTRVFKVKTDFSKISLTDLLSLLPMLGGGNNTVVLKGEIKAGKFFYRKTFPVDVSKPINGQILFNH, from the coding sequence ATGCTTCGAAAAAAATATTTTTTCAGTGCTATTTTTTTATTGTCTTTGTTTTTATTTTCGTCTTGTAACGATTTTCAACCAGTCATCATTACTGGGATTGATAGTGTAACTATTTTACAAGCCAATAAAGACGGTATTTCTGCCGAGATTGGGGTACGAATCAAAAATCCAAATACTACCTCATTTACAGTTTACAGTTCGGATCTGAATGTACAACTCAACGACATGCAATTGGGTACGGCGCATTTATCAGAGAAAGTAACTATTCCTGCAAACGCTGAAGATACCCGAGTTTTTAAAGTGAAAACGGATTTTTCAAAAATTTCATTAACCGATTTACTGTCTTTATTGCCCATGCTTGGTGGCGGAAATAACACGGTTGTGTTAAAAGGCGAAATTAAAGCTGGAAAATTTTTTTACAGAAAAACATTTCCGGTGGATGTTTCAAAACCTATCAACGGACAAATTTTATTTAATCATTGA
- a CDS encoding type II toxin-antitoxin system HigB family toxin translates to MNIIKTKTLYDKVKLSKYKMAENQVQAWMNDFEKSDYTTPNEVKKKYSSADFVGNNTVIFNIKGNDYRLIVRIRYKFSRIYIIWFGTHKEYDKLKDIENLKFEP, encoded by the coding sequence ATGAATATCATTAAAACAAAAACCTTGTACGATAAGGTTAAGCTATCTAAGTATAAAATGGCTGAAAACCAAGTACAGGCTTGGATGAATGATTTTGAAAAAAGTGATTATACAACACCTAACGAAGTAAAAAAGAAATATAGTTCCGCTGACTTTGTAGGTAACAATACTGTAATTTTTAATATAAAAGGGAACGATTACAGATTGATAGTTCGCATCAGATACAAGTTTAGCAGAATTTATATTATTTGGTTTGGGACACATAAAGAATATGATAAATTAAAAGATATTGAAAATTTAAAATTTGAACCATGA
- a CDS encoding DUF3387 domain-containing protein, with product LIQTISRVNRKFKDKNKGLVVDYIGIKKQMNLALKKYSEGDKDNFEDIAESIIIVRNHLDLLAKLFHQFDSTKYFKGTTLQQLNTLNMAAEYVQLTKDLETRFMGLVKRLKAAYDICAGSEQLTQLERDYTHFYLAVRSIVFKLTKGNAPDTAQMNTRVREMIKDALASDGVEEIFKLGDDESEQDIFDADYLAKIDKIKMPNTKIKLLQQLLAKVIGEIRKVNKVKGIDFSKKMQALVEKYNQRDENDILRSEVYEEMAEALTDLIWEVHKEFSAGDELGIDFQEKAFYDILKELCVKYDFKYPDDKMIELAKRVKELVDGQAKFPDWNKRDDIKSALKVGLILLLDEFGYPPVERDEVYVEIFEQAENFKKNRKE from the coding sequence TTAATTCAAACTATTTCAAGAGTAAACCGAAAGTTCAAAGACAAGAACAAAGGTTTGGTTGTGGATTATATCGGAATCAAAAAGCAAATGAATCTTGCTTTGAAAAAATACAGCGAAGGCGACAAAGACAATTTTGAAGACATTGCAGAATCAATAATCATTGTAAGAAATCATTTAGACCTTTTGGCAAAACTGTTTCATCAGTTTGACAGCACGAAATATTTTAAGGGAACAACTCTACAACAGTTGAACACTTTGAACATGGCAGCAGAATATGTTCAACTCACAAAAGATTTAGAAACCCGTTTCATGGGTTTGGTAAAACGATTGAAAGCCGCTTATGATATTTGTGCTGGAAGCGAACAATTAACACAGTTAGAAAGAGATTACACTCATTTCTACTTGGCGGTTCGTTCCATTGTTTTCAAGCTTACCAAAGGCAACGCACCCGATACAGCTCAAATGAATACACGAGTAAGAGAGATGATTAAAGATGCTTTGGCAAGCGATGGAGTAGAAGAAATTTTCAAGTTGGGTGATGATGAAAGTGAGCAAGACATTTTTGATGCAGATTATTTGGCGAAGATTGACAAGATCAAAATGCCGAATACAAAAATCAAATTGCTACAACAATTACTTGCAAAAGTGATTGGTGAAATAAGAAAAGTGAACAAAGTAAAAGGTATTGATTTTTCTAAAAAAATGCAAGCTCTTGTAGAGAAATATAATCAGCGTGACGAAAACGATATTCTAAGAAGTGAAGTGTATGAGGAAATGGCAGAAGCATTGACAGATTTGATTTGGGAGGTTCACAAAGAATTTTCGGCAGGTGACGAATTAGGAATTGACTTTCAAGAAAAAGCATTTTACGACATTTTAAAAGAACTGTGTGTAAAGTATGACTTCAAATATCCTGACGATAAAATGATTGAACTCGCAAAAAGAGTGAAAGAACTTGTGGACGGACAAGCCAAATTCCCTGACTGGAACAAACGTGACGACATAAAATCAGCATTAAAGGTTGGACTCATTCTCTTGCTTGACGAGTTTGGTTATCCACCAGTAGAGAGAGACGAAGTTTATGTAGAGATTTTTGAACAAGCAGAAAATTTCAAGAAGAATAGAAAAGAATAA
- a CDS encoding bifunctional UDP-N-acetylmuramoyl-tripeptide:D-alanyl-D-alanine ligase/alanine racemase, translating into MSQSILEISKIISAKLSGNGHSTAVIKHLLIDSRKIINAENSLFFAIKGERHNGHQFIADLYEKGVRNFVVSDVIVDENKFPNASFLMVDDTLKALQTIASNHRRLFSIPVIGITGSNGKTIVKEWLYQLLREDLNIVRSPKSFNSQVGVPLSVWQMDSLHQLAIFEAGISKHEEMERLEKIIFPTIGIFTNIGEAHNENFENNSKKINEKLKLFIHAEALIYCKDFLPINTQISENKSLHKLKLFTWSRKTKADLQIGKITKYPKETEIQGVYKNNFLRIKIPFMDEGSIENTIHCWATMLLLNYDNKVIAERMACLSPVAMRLELKEGINNCSIINDSYNSDLGSLSIALDFLNQQKQHPKKTVVLSDILQSGKNEHDLYKEVAEMLSQKGVSKLIGIGEAISRQAEIFEVEKLFFKTTAEFLNKCNTHFFRDETILLKGARAFGFEEISNLLQQKTHETVLEINLNAMVHNLNYFRSKLKPDTKIMAMVKAFSYGSGSFEIANVLQFQRVDYLAVAYSDEGIELRKAGITLPIMVMNPEEQSYDSMIQYNLEPEIFSFRILNLFDEAARRSKNESKKTLPIHLKIDTGMHRLGFEEKDINKLIVQIKNNKNLCISSIFSHLAASDETQHDGFTKTQIEKFIFMSDEIASHFSYPMMRHILNSAGAVRFPEAQLDMVRLGIGLYGIGANEMEQMHLQNVSCLKTTISQIKNIPAGESVGYSRKGIVANNRQIATIPIGYADGLSRKLGNGNGKMLVNGQLASIVGNVCMDMCMIDITTIPAKEGDEVIVFGENYTITDMAKAIDTIPYEILTNVSRRVKRVYFQE; encoded by the coding sequence ATGAGCCAATCTATTTTAGAGATTTCAAAAATTATTTCTGCTAAATTATCCGGAAACGGTCATTCTACCGCTGTCATAAAACATTTATTGATTGATAGCCGAAAAATAATCAACGCAGAAAATTCTCTTTTCTTTGCCATCAAAGGCGAGCGACACAACGGACATCAATTTATTGCCGATTTATACGAAAAAGGCGTTCGCAATTTTGTAGTGAGCGACGTTATTGTGGATGAAAATAAATTTCCGAATGCTTCTTTTTTAATGGTTGATGATACGCTAAAAGCATTGCAAACAATAGCTTCCAATCATCGGCGATTATTTTCCATTCCCGTTATCGGAATTACTGGGAGTAACGGAAAAACGATTGTAAAAGAATGGTTGTATCAATTGTTGCGCGAAGATTTAAACATTGTACGCAGTCCGAAAAGTTTTAATTCGCAAGTCGGAGTTCCTTTGTCTGTGTGGCAAATGGATTCACTTCATCAACTGGCTATTTTTGAAGCAGGCATTTCGAAACACGAGGAAATGGAACGTCTTGAAAAAATAATTTTTCCAACCATCGGGATTTTCACCAATATTGGAGAGGCTCACAACGAAAATTTTGAAAATAATTCTAAAAAAATAAATGAGAAACTAAAATTATTTATTCACGCTGAAGCATTGATTTATTGCAAAGATTTCTTGCCAATCAATACTCAAATTTCAGAAAATAAATCGCTGCACAAACTCAAATTATTTACGTGGTCGCGCAAAACAAAAGCCGATTTACAAATCGGTAAAATCACCAAATATCCCAAAGAAACCGAGATTCAAGGCGTTTACAAAAATAATTTTTTGAGAATAAAAATTCCGTTCATGGACGAAGGCTCCATCGAAAATACCATTCATTGTTGGGCAACAATGCTTTTGTTGAATTATGATAATAAGGTAATTGCGGAACGCATGGCGTGTTTGAGTCCTGTGGCGATGCGTTTAGAATTAAAAGAAGGAATTAATAATTGCTCTATTATCAACGACAGTTACAATTCTGATTTGGGATCGTTGAGTATTGCGCTTGATTTTTTAAATCAACAAAAACAACATCCGAAAAAAACAGTAGTGCTTTCCGATATTTTACAAAGCGGAAAAAACGAACATGATTTATACAAAGAAGTAGCTGAAATGCTTTCACAAAAAGGCGTTTCGAAACTGATTGGTATCGGCGAAGCCATCTCGCGACAAGCGGAGATTTTTGAAGTTGAAAAATTATTTTTCAAAACGACGGCTGAATTTTTAAACAAATGCAACACGCATTTTTTTAGAGATGAAACTATTTTATTGAAAGGCGCGCGGGCTTTTGGTTTCGAAGAAATAAGTAATTTATTGCAACAAAAAACGCATGAAACGGTTCTCGAAATTAACCTAAATGCGATGGTTCATAATTTGAATTATTTCCGTTCAAAATTAAAACCCGACACCAAAATTATGGCAATGGTAAAGGCTTTTTCGTACGGAAGTGGAAGTTTTGAAATTGCCAATGTTTTACAATTTCAACGCGTGGATTATTTGGCGGTGGCATATTCCGACGAAGGAATTGAATTGAGAAAAGCCGGAATAACGTTGCCCATTATGGTGATGAATCCAGAAGAACAAAGTTACGATTCCATGATTCAATATAATTTAGAACCAGAAATTTTTAGTTTTCGTATTTTAAATTTATTTGACGAAGCCGCCAGACGCAGTAAAAATGAATCGAAAAAAACCTTACCTATTCATTTAAAAATAGACACAGGAATGCACCGTTTGGGTTTTGAAGAAAAAGACATTAACAAATTAATTGTACAAATAAAAAACAATAAAAATCTCTGTATCTCCTCTATTTTCTCGCATCTCGCGGCAAGCGACGAAACGCAACACGATGGATTTACGAAAACACAAATCGAAAAATTTATTTTTATGAGCGATGAAATTGCTTCGCATTTTAGTTATCCGATGATGCGTCATATTTTAAATTCTGCAGGCGCCGTGCGTTTCCCGGAAGCACAATTGGATATGGTACGCTTGGGAATTGGCTTATACGGGATTGGCGCGAACGAAATGGAGCAAATGCATTTGCAAAATGTGAGTTGTCTAAAGACAACTATTTCCCAAATAAAAAACATTCCAGCAGGCGAAAGTGTTGGCTATAGCCGCAAAGGTATTGTTGCCAACAATCGGCAAATTGCAACCATTCCAATTGGTTACGCCGATGGATTGAGCAGAAAACTCGGAAATGGAAATGGAAAAATGCTCGTAAATGGACAATTAGCAAGCATTGTAGGGAATGTGTGTATGGATATGTGCATGATTGACATCACTACTATTCCCGCAAAAGAAGGCGACGAAGTAATTGTTTTTGGAGAAAATTATACGATTACGGATATGGCGAAAGCCATTGATACCATTCCTTACGAGATACTTACCAATGTTTCGAGACGTGTAAAGCGCGTGTATTTTCAGGAATAA
- a CDS encoding dipeptidase, with product METINNYINTHKDRFIKELIELLKIPSVSADPNYKKDVFRTADAVKEKLIAAGADKVEICETAGYPIVYGEKIISEKLPTVLVYGHYDVQPADPIDLWTSPPFDPVIKDEKIYARGACDDKGQMYMHIKAFELMMQTKTLPCNIKFMIEGEEEVGSENLATFVKKNKEKLKANVILISDTGIIANDIPSITVGLRGLSYVEVEVESPNRDLHSGLYGGAVANPINVLCEMIASLKDKDGHITIPNFYDDVDILSAEERAEMAKAPFSLEAYKASIGIADVEGEKDFSTNERTSIRPTLDVNGIWGGYTGEGAKTVIASKAFAKISMRLVPHQTPEKITKLFTDHFKKIAPKSVRVKVKPHHGGDAVVTPTDSIAYKAAEKAMEKTFGKKPIPVRSGGSVPIVALFKSELGLDSVLLGFGLDSDAIHSPNEHFGIFNYLKGIETIPLFYKYYMESEGVK from the coding sequence ATGGAAACTATTAATAACTACATCAACACACACAAAGATCGTTTTATAAAGGAATTGATCGAATTGCTTAAAATCCCTTCTGTTAGTGCCGATCCGAACTATAAAAAAGATGTTTTTCGCACTGCCGATGCAGTGAAAGAAAAATTAATTGCTGCTGGCGCAGACAAAGTAGAAATTTGCGAAACCGCCGGTTATCCGATTGTTTACGGAGAAAAAATAATTTCCGAAAAACTTCCTACGGTGTTGGTGTACGGACATTACGACGTGCAACCAGCTGATCCGATTGATTTGTGGACTTCTCCACCTTTTGATCCAGTTATCAAAGATGAAAAAATATATGCACGCGGTGCTTGCGATGACAAAGGACAAATGTACATGCACATCAAAGCTTTTGAATTGATGATGCAAACGAAAACGTTGCCTTGTAACATCAAATTTATGATTGAAGGCGAAGAAGAAGTAGGCTCTGAAAACCTTGCAACGTTTGTAAAAAAGAACAAAGAAAAATTAAAAGCAAACGTTATTTTAATTTCAGATACTGGAATTATTGCAAATGATATTCCTTCGATTACGGTTGGTTTGCGCGGACTTAGTTACGTGGAAGTAGAAGTAGAAAGTCCGAACAGAGATTTGCATTCTGGTTTATACGGAGGCGCAGTTGCCAATCCTATCAACGTTTTGTGCGAAATGATTGCGTCCTTAAAAGACAAAGACGGACACATTACGATTCCTAATTTTTACGATGACGTAGATATTTTAAGTGCGGAAGAACGCGCTGAAATGGCAAAAGCTCCATTTAGTTTGGAAGCCTATAAAGCGTCTATCGGCATTGCAGATGTAGAAGGGGAAAAAGATTTTTCTACCAACGAACGCACTTCTATTCGACCAACTTTAGATGTAAACGGAATTTGGGGCGGCTACACAGGCGAAGGAGCAAAAACAGTAATTGCTTCCAAAGCATTTGCGAAAATTTCGATGCGTTTGGTGCCACATCAAACTCCTGAAAAAATCACGAAATTATTTACTGATCATTTTAAAAAGATTGCTCCGAAATCAGTGCGCGTGAAAGTAAAACCGCATCATGGCGGAGATGCTGTGGTAACGCCAACCGATTCAATTGCTTACAAAGCTGCTGAAAAAGCAATGGAGAAAACATTCGGCAAAAAACCAATTCCTGTTCGCAGCGGCGGAAGCGTTCCTATTGTAGCACTTTTTAAATCGGAGTTAGGATTGGATTCCGTATTGTTGGGATTTGGTTTGGATTCGGATGCGATTCATTCGCCGAACGAGCATTTCGGAATTTTTAATTATTTAAAAGGTATCGAAACCATTCCTTTGTTTTATAAATATTACATGGAATCGGAGGGCGTTAAATAA
- a CDS encoding SPOR domain-containing protein yields the protein MWKKQIIFLFSFLVLICHFAEAQNAKTDSLQSRTTVKDSSRSTIVKDTRIDNLIQKQIALNEKLKGRIAGYRIQIHFGIDKAKALDVKSKFMSKFGNYPSYEIYEQPYFKIRVGDFRTRLEAFNFLQQISDAFPVAFLVRDQIELPKIGN from the coding sequence ATGTGGAAGAAACAAATCATTTTCCTTTTTTCCTTTTTAGTGCTTATCTGTCATTTCGCGGAAGCACAAAATGCGAAAACAGATAGCTTACAAAGCCGAACAACTGTTAAGGATTCCAGTAGATCCACTATTGTAAAAGATACGCGAATTGATAATTTAATTCAGAAGCAAATTGCCTTGAATGAAAAATTAAAAGGGAGAATCGCAGGATATCGTATTCAAATTCATTTCGGTATAGATAAAGCAAAAGCGCTGGATGTCAAATCTAAATTCATGAGTAAATTCGGAAATTATCCTTCGTATGAAATTTATGAGCAGCCTTATTTTAAAATTCGTGTCGGCGATTTTCGCACACGCTTAGAAGCATTTAATTTTTTACAACAAATTTCAGATGCTTTCCCTGTCGCATTTTTAGTACGCGATCAAATCGAATTACCCAAAATTGGAAATTAA